The following coding sequences lie in one Paramisgurnus dabryanus chromosome 16, PD_genome_1.1, whole genome shotgun sequence genomic window:
- the rbmx gene encoding RNA-binding motif protein, X chromosome isoform X4, with product MFVALAKNMAEADRPGKLFIGGLNTETTEKVLEAYFSKFGRIAEVLLMKDRETNKSRGFAFVTYENPGDAKDAAREMNGKPLDGKPIKVEQATKPQFESSGRRGPPPVSPRSRGPSRGPRGSRGAPSGMRGPPSREPFFKGMSSRGPPPQKRGPPVRNGGPPPKRSAPSGPMGRRDFAPMSRDRDPYGPPPRRDSLMSRRDDGPSLRDDHYSTKDSYSSRDYMSSRDSRDYGPPPRDYPYREYPTHSSSRDEYGSASRGYSDRDGYGGGREPRGYMERPSTGSYREPYDGYG from the exons ATGTTTG TTGCTTTGGCGAAAAACATGGCGGAGGCAGACCGACCAGGGAAACTCTTTATCGGTGGCCTCAACACTGAAACGACCGAGAAGGTCCTTGAAGCATATTTCAGCAAATTCGGCAGAATAGCAGAAG TTCTTTTGATGAAGGATCGAGAAACGAACAAATCCAGAGGTTTCGCTTTTGTAACCTATGAGAATCCTGGCGATGCTAAAGATGCTGCGAGGGAAATGAATGGCAAG CCCCTTGATGGAAAGCCTATTAAAGTGGAACAGGCCACAAAGCCCCAGTTTGAGTCTTCAGGACGTCGTGGTCCACCACCAGTTAGTCCAAGAAGTCGAGGTCCTTCCAGAGGCCCACGTGGGTCCAGAGGAGCACCAAGTGGAATGCGAGGACCACCTAGCAGAG AACCCTTTTTTAAAGGTATGTCATCCAGAGGTCCACCCCCACAGAAGAGAGGACCCCCTGTACGAAATGGAGGGCCCCCACCTAAGAGATCTGCACCCTCGGGGCCAATGGGCAGACGTGACTTTG CACCAATGTCAAGGGACAGGGACCCATATGGTCCCCCTCCCCGCAGGGATTCACTGATGTCGAGAAGGGATGATGGTCCTTCACTACGTGATGATCATTACAGTACTAAGGACAG TTATTCCAGCCGCGACTACATGAGCTCACGTGACTCTAGAGACTACGGCCCTCCTCCACGAGACTACCCATATCGCGAGTATCCAACCCATTCCAGTTCCAGAGATGAATATGGGTCAGCATCCAGAGGCTACAG CGATCGTGATGGCTATGGTGGTGGACGAGAGCCCAGAGGTTATATGGAGCGACCCAGTACAGGCTCCTATAGAGAACCCTACGATGGTTACG GATAA
- the rbmx gene encoding RNA-binding motif protein, X chromosome isoform X3 has product MAEADRPGKLFIGGLNTETTEKVLEAYFSKFGRIAEVLLMKDRETNKSRGFAFVTYENPGDAKDAAREMNGKPLDGKPIKVEQATKPQFESSGRRGPPPVSPRSRGPSRGPRGSRGAPSGMRGPPSREPFFKGMSSRGPPPQKRGPPVRNGGPPPKRSAPSGPMGRRDFAPMSRDRDPYGPPPRRDSLMSRRDDGPSLRDDHYSTKDSYSSRDYMSSRDSRDYGPPPRDYPYREYPTHSSSRDEYGSASRGYSDRDGYGGGREPRGYMERPSTGSYREPYDGYGNSRSAPPSRGPPPSYSGSGGSSRYDDYGSSSRDGYGSRDGYPSSRSDPYSSRGDRPGRQERGPLPPLERGYPPREYSSSSRGAPRGGGRGGGRADRGMARSRY; this is encoded by the exons ATGGCGGAGGCAGACCGACCAGGGAAACTCTTTATCGGTGGCCTCAACACTGAAACGACCGAGAAGGTCCTTGAAGCATATTTCAGCAAATTCGGCAGAATAGCAGAAG TTCTTTTGATGAAGGATCGAGAAACGAACAAATCCAGAGGTTTCGCTTTTGTAACCTATGAGAATCCTGGCGATGCTAAAGATGCTGCGAGGGAAATGAATGGCAAG CCCCTTGATGGAAAGCCTATTAAAGTGGAACAGGCCACAAAGCCCCAGTTTGAGTCTTCAGGACGTCGTGGTCCACCACCAGTTAGTCCAAGAAGTCGAGGTCCTTCCAGAGGCCCACGTGGGTCCAGAGGAGCACCAAGTGGAATGCGAGGACCACCTAGCAGAG AACCCTTTTTTAAAGGTATGTCATCCAGAGGTCCACCCCCACAGAAGAGAGGACCCCCTGTACGAAATGGAGGGCCCCCACCTAAGAGATCTGCACCCTCGGGGCCAATGGGCAGACGTGACTTTG CACCAATGTCAAGGGACAGGGACCCATATGGTCCCCCTCCCCGCAGGGATTCACTGATGTCGAGAAGGGATGATGGTCCTTCACTACGTGATGATCATTACAGTACTAAGGACAG TTATTCCAGCCGCGACTACATGAGCTCACGTGACTCTAGAGACTACGGCCCTCCTCCACGAGACTACCCATATCGCGAGTATCCAACCCATTCCAGTTCCAGAGATGAATATGGGTCAGCATCCAGAGGCTACAG CGATCGTGATGGCTATGGTGGTGGACGAGAGCCCAGAGGTTATATGGAGCGACCCAGTACAGGCTCCTATAGAGAACCCTACGATGGTTACG GTAACTCGCGCAGCGCCCCACCCTCAAGGGGTCCGCCTCCATCCTACAGTGGAAGTGGCGGAAGCAGTCGTTATGACGACTATGGCAGCAGTTCCCGGGATGGATATGGCAGTCGTGATGGTTATCCCAGCAGTCGGAGTGACCCATACTCTAGTCGTGGTGACCGACCGGGTAGGCAGGAGCGGGGACCACTCCCTCCTCTCGAGAGAGGCTATCCTCCTCGAGAATACAGCAGCTCAAGCCGCGGGGCACCTCGGGGTGGCGGTCGCGGAGGCGGCCGGGCAGATAGAGGAATGGCCCGGAGCCGATACTAA
- the rbmx gene encoding RNA-binding motif protein, X chromosome isoform X1, whose protein sequence is MFVALAKNMAEADRPGKLFIGGLNTETTEKVLEAYFSKFGRIAEVLLMKDRETNKSRGFAFVTYENPGDAKDAAREMNGKPLDGKPIKVEQATKPQFESSGRRGPPPVSPRSRGPSRGPRGSRGAPSGMRGPPSREPFFKGMSSRGPPPQKRGPPVRNGGPPPKRSAPSGPMGRRDFAPMSRDRDPYGPPPRRDSLMSRRDDGPSLRDDHYSTKDSYSSRDYMSSRDSRDYGPPPRDYPYREYPTHSSSRDEYGSASRGYSDRDGYGGGREPRGYMERPSTGSYREPYDGYGNSRSAPPSRGPPPSYSGSGGSSRYDDYGSSSRDGYGSRDGYPSSRSDPYSSRGDRPGRQERGPLPPLERGYPPREYSSSSRGAPRGGGRGGGRADRGMARSRY, encoded by the exons ATGTTTG TTGCTTTGGCGAAAAACATGGCGGAGGCAGACCGACCAGGGAAACTCTTTATCGGTGGCCTCAACACTGAAACGACCGAGAAGGTCCTTGAAGCATATTTCAGCAAATTCGGCAGAATAGCAGAAG TTCTTTTGATGAAGGATCGAGAAACGAACAAATCCAGAGGTTTCGCTTTTGTAACCTATGAGAATCCTGGCGATGCTAAAGATGCTGCGAGGGAAATGAATGGCAAG CCCCTTGATGGAAAGCCTATTAAAGTGGAACAGGCCACAAAGCCCCAGTTTGAGTCTTCAGGACGTCGTGGTCCACCACCAGTTAGTCCAAGAAGTCGAGGTCCTTCCAGAGGCCCACGTGGGTCCAGAGGAGCACCAAGTGGAATGCGAGGACCACCTAGCAGAG AACCCTTTTTTAAAGGTATGTCATCCAGAGGTCCACCCCCACAGAAGAGAGGACCCCCTGTACGAAATGGAGGGCCCCCACCTAAGAGATCTGCACCCTCGGGGCCAATGGGCAGACGTGACTTTG CACCAATGTCAAGGGACAGGGACCCATATGGTCCCCCTCCCCGCAGGGATTCACTGATGTCGAGAAGGGATGATGGTCCTTCACTACGTGATGATCATTACAGTACTAAGGACAG TTATTCCAGCCGCGACTACATGAGCTCACGTGACTCTAGAGACTACGGCCCTCCTCCACGAGACTACCCATATCGCGAGTATCCAACCCATTCCAGTTCCAGAGATGAATATGGGTCAGCATCCAGAGGCTACAG CGATCGTGATGGCTATGGTGGTGGACGAGAGCCCAGAGGTTATATGGAGCGACCCAGTACAGGCTCCTATAGAGAACCCTACGATGGTTACG GTAACTCGCGCAGCGCCCCACCCTCAAGGGGTCCGCCTCCATCCTACAGTGGAAGTGGCGGAAGCAGTCGTTATGACGACTATGGCAGCAGTTCCCGGGATGGATATGGCAGTCGTGATGGTTATCCCAGCAGTCGGAGTGACCCATACTCTAGTCGTGGTGACCGACCGGGTAGGCAGGAGCGGGGACCACTCCCTCCTCTCGAGAGAGGCTATCCTCCTCGAGAATACAGCAGCTCAAGCCGCGGGGCACCTCGGGGTGGCGGTCGCGGAGGCGGCCGGGCAGATAGAGGAATGGCCCGGAGCCGATACTAA
- the rbmx gene encoding RNA-binding motif protein, X chromosome isoform X2, translating into MFVALAKNMAEADRPGKLFIGGLNTETTEKVLEAYFSKFGRIAEVLLMKDRETNKSRGFAFVTYENPGDAKDAAREMNGKPLDGKPIKVEQATKPQFESSGRRGPPPVSPRSRGPSRGPRGSRGAPSGMRGPPSRGMSSRGPPPQKRGPPVRNGGPPPKRSAPSGPMGRRDFAPMSRDRDPYGPPPRRDSLMSRRDDGPSLRDDHYSTKDSYSSRDYMSSRDSRDYGPPPRDYPYREYPTHSSSRDEYGSASRGYSDRDGYGGGREPRGYMERPSTGSYREPYDGYGNSRSAPPSRGPPPSYSGSGGSSRYDDYGSSSRDGYGSRDGYPSSRSDPYSSRGDRPGRQERGPLPPLERGYPPREYSSSSRGAPRGGGRGGGRADRGMARSRY; encoded by the exons ATGTTTG TTGCTTTGGCGAAAAACATGGCGGAGGCAGACCGACCAGGGAAACTCTTTATCGGTGGCCTCAACACTGAAACGACCGAGAAGGTCCTTGAAGCATATTTCAGCAAATTCGGCAGAATAGCAGAAG TTCTTTTGATGAAGGATCGAGAAACGAACAAATCCAGAGGTTTCGCTTTTGTAACCTATGAGAATCCTGGCGATGCTAAAGATGCTGCGAGGGAAATGAATGGCAAG CCCCTTGATGGAAAGCCTATTAAAGTGGAACAGGCCACAAAGCCCCAGTTTGAGTCTTCAGGACGTCGTGGTCCACCACCAGTTAGTCCAAGAAGTCGAGGTCCTTCCAGAGGCCCACGTGGGTCCAGAGGAGCACCAAGTGGAATGCGAGGACCACCTAGCAGAG GTATGTCATCCAGAGGTCCACCCCCACAGAAGAGAGGACCCCCTGTACGAAATGGAGGGCCCCCACCTAAGAGATCTGCACCCTCGGGGCCAATGGGCAGACGTGACTTTG CACCAATGTCAAGGGACAGGGACCCATATGGTCCCCCTCCCCGCAGGGATTCACTGATGTCGAGAAGGGATGATGGTCCTTCACTACGTGATGATCATTACAGTACTAAGGACAG TTATTCCAGCCGCGACTACATGAGCTCACGTGACTCTAGAGACTACGGCCCTCCTCCACGAGACTACCCATATCGCGAGTATCCAACCCATTCCAGTTCCAGAGATGAATATGGGTCAGCATCCAGAGGCTACAG CGATCGTGATGGCTATGGTGGTGGACGAGAGCCCAGAGGTTATATGGAGCGACCCAGTACAGGCTCCTATAGAGAACCCTACGATGGTTACG GTAACTCGCGCAGCGCCCCACCCTCAAGGGGTCCGCCTCCATCCTACAGTGGAAGTGGCGGAAGCAGTCGTTATGACGACTATGGCAGCAGTTCCCGGGATGGATATGGCAGTCGTGATGGTTATCCCAGCAGTCGGAGTGACCCATACTCTAGTCGTGGTGACCGACCGGGTAGGCAGGAGCGGGGACCACTCCCTCCTCTCGAGAGAGGCTATCCTCCTCGAGAATACAGCAGCTCAAGCCGCGGGGCACCTCGGGGTGGCGGTCGCGGAGGCGGCCGGGCAGATAGAGGAATGGCCCGGAGCCGATACTAA